The sequence GTTCAGGAAATCTCTGCGGCTCTCTGTTACTTCTCCGTGTAACTCCATGAAATAATAGGGTCCTGCAATCTGTGCAGACACTGCTTTTTTATTTTACAGAGGGGACCGGAATAAATCCTAAAAGTTTAGGGAATCTCTGTGGCCCTCTGTGACTTCTCCGTGCAACTCTGTGAAATAAAAGAAACTATGCCATCTCTAATATGAAGCTCAGCGTAATGAGGAATCAATATCGGGGTGCAGAAGTGTCATTTATATTCGAACTCAGGTTATTACAAAACTTATAGCTAAAACCTAAAAAGAAGATTAGCTTGAAAAAGACTTTGGTTAAAATCAAATTGGGTTGTACCCGAATTCTTGATATGTACTCCTGTTGTTCGATCAATTAATTCACGCTCTCCAACAGAAAAAACAAAATCCATATAAACCTGGGCTGATAACAAAAAATGCTCTGTAAGCGGGAAAATAAGTCCTGCAACAACACCTACTCCTCCTCCCATCAATTGATTTCTTTCCTGATAAAGTTCTTCAGGATCACCCATTGGTCTAACGTACTTATGCCTTTCAGGAAAAGCAGCAATGGAATCAATAAAATAATCTTGTTCCACAATTCTTCTAAATGTATTTTCTTGCCTATAAATAAGATCCGCGCCTATAAATCGTGTTATTTTGCTGTTGGTTTTCCGGTATTCAATTCCAATAAAACCAGCATAATGGTAACCTCCTCTTTCATTGGAAGTTGTAATTAGCAAACTATCCCCAACAATTACATCGTAACTTGTTGGGTCCCAATAATTTTGCTGGGGTGAAACTATGCCTCCTGCTCTTAACCAATATTTACCCTTTAAGTGTCGCTTATACATCAAACCAAACTCTGATTGATAAGGAGCACCAGCCCCAATAATAACCTGAACAACAGGAGTGAAATTAAGCCAAATCTCATTTTTGTTAATGGTATCTAATATACCTTGCTCTTCTATTTCCTGCGAAAAACTTTGATTGGAGCCAATACAAACCATAAAGCAAAACATTATTTTTTTCATGATGTTAAATTTAGTGGATAAACAAGATGTAATTTAATAAAATTGATTGAATATCTCTTATTGGTATATAAAAACAAATGTTTCTTATTAATTTTTTTATAGCAGGAATAAGCCAATGAATGGAAAAGGTTAATTTTTCATAAACATCAGCATACTTAATTTTAATGGGCCTTAATCTTTAAGTTAGTCCAATACTACTATTTAAGGTCAAAGAAGCTATTCACTCCAATTAATCTTTCAACCGTATAACCCTCTGCATACCTTACTCCTATTTGGCGGCCAAAATCAGCGGCCCTTGATTTTACCACTTCCAGGAAATCTTCACCTGATATAGGGGTTTGGGGTTCTATGGAATCAGGATTAAAAAACTGGGATGAAAAGGCAAGTATTGCTGTTGTTTTTTGCTCCATAAAGGCAGTAATATCTATTGCAATATCGGGTTTTATATACCTATCCTGTACATAATGATAAACAGAATCGGGTCTCCAGGCTTCTTGCGGAAAACCATTCATATTTGTTTCAATCTTTATTAATCCTGAATAAAAACAAGCATCTGAAATAAGCTTGCCTGCTCTACCATGATCAGGATGTCTGTCTGACATGGCATTACAGAGAACAACCTTTGGCTTATAATGCCTTAATTTTTTAATCACTTGTAACAAATGATACTGGTCTGTATTGAAAAATCCATCGGCAAATAAAAGATTTTCTCTTACTTTTACTTCAAGTATTTCTGCCGCTTTTTGAGCCTCTTTTACCCTTAAATCTGCATTACCCCTGGTTCCTAGTTCACCACGGGTAAGATCAATTATTCCGGTTTGCAATCCAAGGGAATTATGGTGCAAAATGGTGCCTGAACAGCCAAGTTCAACATCATCGGGATGAGCACCAAAGGCAAGAATATCAAGTTTCATACTAATTGTTGAGCCAGTTTAACACCTCTTCAGAATCAGGGCTTTCTTTAGGGGAAACCGATTTAACCCAATTGCCGTTTTCATCTATTAAAAATTTCTGAAAATTCCATGTTACTGAAGCATCTTGCACACCATTTTGTTCCTTCAATGTCAACCATTGATATATGGGATGGATTGCCTTTCCCTTTACTGATATTTTTTCCATCATTTGAAAAGAAACACCGTAATTTTTTTGGCAAAATGCGGCAATTTCCTCATTGCTTGCCGGTTCTTGGCCAAGAAAATCATTTGCAGGAAAACCTATAATTACAAACTTTTCGGCTCCATATTTCTTGTATAATTGCTCTAATTGAACATATTGGGGAGTAAGTCCGCATTTGGAGGCCGTATTTACTATCATTACTTTTTTCCCTTTAAGTTCCGAAAAATTAAATTCATTTCCATCAATGGTAGTGGCCCTATATTCATGCAATGTTTTCATAGTTACTTGATTTTTCGTGTTCGTGTTTTTCGACTTATTTCCCTGTGCGCAACCAATTACTGGTATTAATACAAGGAAAATAAAAAAATTTACATTCATCAACTTTATTTATTTAAGGATTAGAATAATCAAAAGTATGAAAATAACGGATATTGAATACATTTTAGTTTTAGCTAATATGCACAAATAAGTATCTTTGGACTCAAATTATGATTCTAAAAGAAATAAAACACTTG comes from Bacteroidota bacterium and encodes:
- a CDS encoding glutathione peroxidase: MNVNFFIFLVLIPVIGCAQGNKSKNTNTKNQVTMKTLHEYRATTIDGNEFNFSELKGKKVMIVNTASKCGLTPQYVQLEQLYKKYGAEKFVIIGFPANDFLGQEPASNEEIAAFCQKNYGVSFQMMEKISVKGKAIHPIYQWLTLKEQNGVQDASVTWNFQKFLIDENGNWVKSVSPKESPDSEEVLNWLNN
- the bshB1 gene encoding bacillithiol biosynthesis deacetylase BshB1, whose product is MKLDILAFGAHPDDVELGCSGTILHHNSLGLQTGIIDLTRGELGTRGNADLRVKEAQKAAEILEVKVRENLLFADGFFNTDQYHLLQVIKKLRHYKPKVVLCNAMSDRHPDHGRAGKLISDACFYSGLIKIETNMNGFPQEAWRPDSVYHYVQDRYIKPDIAIDITAFMEQKTTAILAFSSQFFNPDSIEPQTPISGEDFLEVVKSRAADFGRQIGVRYAEGYTVERLIGVNSFFDLK